From the Prunus dulcis chromosome 4, ALMONDv2, whole genome shotgun sequence genome, one window contains:
- the LOC117623950 gene encoding protein FLX-like 1: MSGRNRGPPHAGLPPQVHEPFGRGLGPMPHPALLEEMRESQLGMGPRPLPPHPAIIEEHLAAQHQDIQGLLVGNQRLAATHVALKQELEAAQYELQRMAYHVDSLRADKDVQMRDLYEKSVRLEVDLRGVEAMRAELLQVRADIKELTAARQELSGQAQAMTQDLARITADLQQAPALRAEIEAMKQELQRARAAIEYEKKGYAENYEHGQVMEKNLISMARELEKLRAEIANTEKRARAAAAVGNPGVGYNSNYGNPEAGYAGNPYPASYGMNPVQGGAESFPQYTPMPGSWGAYDMQRAQGHR, from the exons ATGTCTGGAAGAAATCGTGGACCGCCTCATGCTGGACTTCCCCCCCAGGTGCATGAACCATTTGGAAGAGGACTTGGGCCGATGCCCCATCCAGCATTACTTGAGGAAATGAGAGAATCCCAACTTGGAATGGGTCCCAGACCACTTCCCCCTCACCCTGCGATAATTGAGGAGCATCTTGCGGCTCAACATCAAGATATCCAAGGTCTTCTAGTTGGTAACCAAAGGCTGGCTGCAACCCATGTTGCACTAAAGCAGGAATTGGAAGCTGCCCAATATGAGTTGCAGCGGATGGCTTACCATGTTGATTCACTGCGGGCAGACAAGGATGTTCAAATGAGAGATTTGTATGAGAAGTCTGTTCGTTTGGAAGTGGATCTTCGTGGAGTGGAGGCTATGCGGGCTGAGCTTCTTCAGGTTCGTGCTGATATCAAGGAGCTCACTGCAGCGAGGCAGGAGCTCTCGGGCCAGGCACAAGCAATGACACAAGATTTGGCTAGAATCACTGCTGATTTGCAACAGGCACCAGCTTTGAGAGCAGAAATTGAAGCTATGAAACAGGAATTGCAACGTGCTAG AGCTGCCATTGAGTATGAAAAGAAAGGATATGCAGAGAATTATGAGCATGGCCAGGTGatggaaaagaatttgataTCGATGGCTAGGGAGCTAGAGAAACTTCGTGCAGAAATTGCGAATACTGAGAAAAGAGCACGAGCTGCAGCTGCTGTTGGCAATCCAG GTGTAGgttataattcaaattatgGAAACCCTGAAGCAGGATATGCAGGAAATCCCTATCCTGCCAGCTATGGCATGAATCCC GTACAAGGTGGTGCTGAAAGTTTTCCTCAATATACACCTATGCCTGGTTCATGGGGTGCATATGACATGCAGCGAGCTCAGGGACATAGATAA
- the LOC117626612 gene encoding uncharacterized protein LOC117626612 yields MEALWNLEDKWRLSTQEAFVLLVSAAFAVIGLCMAATVLLKKAQRKQQQIVMSSSQQETAATGPKLSGSEPSCSWGSIKGALVSTVRWSRASKWEEERQQGGSWRETPQPLLDKRVAVEVGWRSHNSDSPVWQRPILMGEKCELPRFSGLILYDERGRPLCHSHKETRNQEKTAAVARTTLRDLL; encoded by the exons aTGGAAGCTTTGTGGAACTTAGAAGACAAGTGGAGGCTGTCAACCCAAGAAGCTTTCGTCCTATTGGTATCTGCTGCCTTTGCTGTCATTGGTCTTTGCATGGCCGCAACGGTTTTACTAAAGAAGGCTCAGAGAAAACAGCAGCAGATTGTGATGAGCAGCAGCCAACAAGAGACCGCAGCAACAGGTCCCAAATTGTCCGGCTCTGAGCCAAGTTGCAGTTGGGGGTCAATAAAGGGGGCGTTGGTGAGCACGGTGCGGTGGAGCAGAGCCAGCAAGTGGGAGGAGGAGAGACAACAGGGTGGGAGCTGGAGAGAGACGCCGCAGCCGCTGCTGGACAAAAGGGTTGCAGTTGAAGTGGGGTGGCGAAGCCATAACTCAGACTCCCCTGTGTGGCAAAGGCCAATACTTATGGGGGAGAAATGTGAGCTTCCAAGATTCAGTGGCCTTATTCTCTATGATGAAAGAGGTCGGCCTCTTTGTCACTCCCACAAAGAAACCAGAAACCAG GAAAAAACAGCTGCTGTTGCAAGAACAACTTTGAGGGACTTGCTGTAA
- the LOC117626613 gene encoding bidirectional sugar transporter SWEET2 — protein sequence MVFSASHSVFIICRDAAGIAGNIFAFGLFLSPIHTYRRIIRNRSTEEFSGLPYIYALLNCLICTWYGSPLVSSDNLLIMTVNSAGAVFQLVYIALFIIYAEKSKKVRMLGFLLADFGLFAIIVFGSLQMTDLVMRRLIVGLLSCVSLISMFASPMFIINLVIRTKSVEFMPFYLSLSTFLMSTSFFLYGIFNYDLFIYVPNGIGTILGIIQLALYFYYKDSSKEDSREPLMVPYP from the exons ATGGTTTTTTCTGCTTCACATTCCGTGTTCATTATCTGCCGAGATGCAGCTGGAATCGCAG GGAACATATTTGCTTTTGGGCTGTTTCTTTCACCAAT ACACACATATAGAAGAATCATCAGAAACCGTTCAACTGAAGAGTTCTCAGGGCTACCATACATATATGCCCTTTTGAACTGCTTGATCTGCACATGGTATGGATCGCCTCTTGTATCTTCTGATAATTTACTGATCATGACGGTGAATTCAGCTGGTGCAGTGTTTCAATTAGTCTACATAGCCCTCTTCATAATATATGCTGAGAAATCGAAAAAG GTGAGGATGCTGGGATTTCTGTTGGCAGATTTTGGTCTATTTGCAATCATAGTTTTTGGGAGCTTGCAAATGACTGACCTTGTTATGCGCCGGCTGATTGTTGGACTGCTTAGTTGTGTTTCTCTCATATCAATGTTTGCTTCTCCCATGTTTATAATT AACTTGGTGATCCGGACAAAGAGTGTTGAATTTATGCCATTTTATCTCTCCCTTTCTACCTTCCTAATGAGCACGTCATTCTTTCTTTATGGAATTTTTAATTACGATCTCTTCATTTAT GTTCCAAATGGCATAGGAACCATTTTGGGGATTATACAATTAGCTTTGTACTTTTACTATAAGGATTCATCTAAAGAAGACTCCAGAGAACCTTTGATGGTTCCATATCCATAA